The genomic stretch GGCCAGTTTCCTGACATCATACAGTGTGGCGAGGCCCGACATATTTGTCAGCGTCGCCAGCACATCCGCTCTTGTGTCAGAAGCGTCGCTCCATTTCCGTCTCTTTATGAAAGAGACGGTTTCTAGTTGTAATTTTTCTAATTGGGCCTtttgcatttcgttgatcaggCCCAAATGGAAGGCTGTGATCGCGTGGTCTTGGACTTGGATTTCCGGGTCGGTTAGGCCGTTTCCAATGGCTATACCGGCAAGATTGATCCTCTTTTCGTAAGACAAGATTGCATTTTTTTTCAAGATGTAGTAGCCCAGCGCCGGCAGATATTTGCCGGCGTAGCTCTCGCCGGTGATGTAGATGGGCCGGGTTTTGAACGACTTGTCGAGGGATATGAATTTTGTGATAGCGACGTAAAGGTGGTTAGCGACGGAATTTTGGTCGCGGGGAATTTCATCAGATGTAGCAGCGATACTGAAACCGGTGCCGATGGGATTATCGAGGAAAAGTAGGCCAAACTGTTTGTTCCAAGAATTTGGATTCGGCTCGAGCTTTACTTGTTGGTTTACGAGCCATGGGCCCAGTTCGAAGTAGTTTGCGATCATTGAGGAGCACCCGGGCCCGCCTTGGAGCCAGATCAAGATCGGGGTTTGAGAAATTGGTGTGTTTTTGGGAGGGGATTGGGATTCGTAGTATGTGTAGAAGATGGCGGAGCCGGTGGTGGAGTTAACGGTTAGGTAGCCGGATTTGGTGGGAAGGGCTTCTTCCGGGTAGGTTATTGCGGAGGCGGAGGAGATGAGGatgaggagaaggagaaggaggaggagtgGTGGTGGAGAAGCCATGGATGATGGATATGAGAGAGTGTAGTGAGGTACAAGTGTGGTGTATGGTTTAATTTATAGAGTATGCTAAAAGAGCAAATTTAATTTCACTTCTTCATGTCTctgacttttttttttattttcatagaGTTAATGAATTGGTATGCTTTTAGTGTTTGGGACAATTCAAATGAGTTTAGTAGGCTTGGAAAATCTGTCTTGGTTTTGAGTTATGATCTGGTTTGACTATTTTATTGTAGgaaattgattttaataaagaaaaatgGATTTGTGAAATCACATGCATAAGATGGTTGACCTTTGAAAATAGTGGCAATTCACAtgtattttcttttcatttaatcAGTGATAGTACTATGTCAAAATCTTTGCTTTGATTTCGGTATCGAagcaataaatataaaaagaataaattatGATGTTGATGAACAACTTGGCTTTGGGAATGCAGATGAAATAATGAACAATAATATTGAAAAGTAATGTGTAGAGTCTGTAAGTAAAACTGTAGAAGTGTTTTTCAttacatttaataaattattatattcaaTATTTCTCAATCTTAAAACAGTAAATTTATGTTAACAAATTTAGTACACCTAAAAACTGGTTTATTTgagaaaaaatgatttatttatgcatttaattaaaatatatgaacGTATATATAGTACATGGAATGTGCATAATATTATGGTCATGTAttaataatttgtgtataaattttttacttttattggaactttaaaatataactaatacatactttaattcaaatttgaaaagcaATAAAGAggtaattcaaatataaaaataaaaaattgaaaatgagatTAAAGGCTAATAAGTCTTTTTAACTTGTCCACTaacttatatttattattttaatatataattaatacatcaaatcATTAATATAATCTTATTTTGGTTGTACAAAATTTTGTTGTTTATCATCACTCAtcttaaaatcctaattaattaagaaaactGAAAGGCATTTCAACTCTAATTATATGTAGAAAATTAgtatgtactccctctgtccctaaaatatatgcactatttcatttttagtccgtcccacatgaatatgtactttctaattttggaaagtcttttctttcTAGTGAAGTaaaactcattctccactaacaatactttatttaccttttctttctatctctctcttacttcaccaattttacattaaaacgaTAAAACTTGTGCCGacctcaaagtgcatattctttggggacgagGGTATTTTATAAATAAGATTAGTACAAATATGTTTAATAAAATCGTGCAGCGTgaaataaaccaaaaaaaatcgTTGATTGACGGCAGTGGTGACGTACTAGAGTGTGTTGATTGTAAAAAAACATAGAATaggaaaaaattaaagaaaggtATGCAATCATGCATGTTCTATTAGTCAATAAAttggaattaaatttaattaagtgTAAAGAATGGGGGCTGACCAACTTACGTAATGTTATGGCCTCATTAACTGCATCGTAATTCTTAGTACAGTATATATCTTCCAGAAAAGAAGTCACTAGTTTGAAATTTACTTGAAGGAATGAATTTTACACGTGCTGCAATtcacatatactccctccgtcctcaaagagtatgaattttgagttcgacacgagttttaatgcattattggtaaagtaagagagagatatagaaaatgttttttaagtattgttagtggaaaatgagtttcgtctcattagagagaagagatttttaaatttgaaatgttCATACCCTATAGGGAcggataaaaaaagaaatagtgcatactcttcaGGGACGACTGGGGGAGTATCAAAATTCATTGAAAATGTTGTAAGTAAAAATTTAATGCATTTCttattcaattttttcttttctaaatctTTAATCTTTAACCCAGTTAAAAACCAGAAAGGACTATATTATCCTACgctaaaaaattattttgaaatatagAAAATCGTGAACTGCAGCTATAATGAATTAATTCTCAATGAAAGATTGATGAATTTAATGAAAATGGAATTTTCGAATTCATGGATTGAGAATGTGCTAGTTTTCAGTTAAATATTTCGTTTGgttgataataataaaataatgattttGAAGTTGACCAGCATGAGATTGAGCCGACGGTTTTGGACCATGCATTAATTTTTCTAGAAAAAGGGAGAGGCATCACCCCTCATGGTGGTTGAGTCCTCtcatagtaattaattaaaggaACATACACATTGACATTTTTGCAATTATTGGCTAAATTTTGAGGGAGCATGCCAAAAATGACTTTATAAAAGTATAGAAAGAAATGTGATCCATCCCCACTACAATTATGTCAATggtggagagggagagaggtgGGTGGGTGGAGTCAAGGTTGAGGCTTTTATAATTCTTTGTTGAAATCGTacttggtcaaatgatttttgactaataataaatgttacaagacatttaattttgtgaaattaaatgtaatAACGCCGATCTACGTttcgagtagatgaccgtagtatattcattttctcaaatccgattcccggtgagtgagaaataatatattaaagttggtcataataaagctagaaatgagctatgtgaaaagactatgggattaattaactaagtgttaattatcccacatcgggaatgatagacttctttgatgaagtatttaatcagatgaattatcatgtgttATAATTCTGATGATTCCGACCCCTGGCTTCTCaacttcttcatcaacaaccccgtGGGTGTTTGACAACCCCTTCGGGACGGTTACCGGattcacctcgagtggatcggtcggttccacttttagtggttccattggatccttcaTTGGGTCGAGTGTTAGGGCCTTCGGGCACGGCACGAGTGCTGGACTCTTCGGGGTCAACACGGGTgctagctccttcgggggcagcaCGGGTGCTGGACCCTTCGGGGTCGGCGCGGGTGCTGGATCCtccggggtcggcacgggtgctggatccttcggggtcggcacaaATGCGGGGGGCTCCATGCTCCACTCAACTGTGGGGGCTACTGTGCCCCAACCAATTGTTAGCTCCTACGGGGGCAACGGACTTGGTCTCTTTCATAGGACAAGCTcggcaccaatggcaccaaggatGATGCCACCCGCCGAGAAGCCGTCGAAGTTCACTAGAACGGACTTCAAGAgatggcaacagaaaatgttgttctacctaacaCCGTTGGGCGTCGTGAACTTTCTCAAGGAGAACGAGCCAACCCCGCCAAGCGAGGACGAGGCACGTGTCGAGATGTACGTCGAGTATGACGCCTGGCGCAAAGGagactatctttgtaaaaactttattttaagtgctttagatgatagtctctATAACGTGTATTGTACTATTCCCACATCAAAACAAGTGTGGGAAATGCTAGATAAGAAGTACCGTAGTGATGATGCGGAtactaagaaatttgtaatagccaagtacttggactacaaaatggtcgactcacGACCGatcatggaccaagtgcaagagttccagCTGATCATCCTCGACCTCGCCGCCGAGGGAATGGCCCTGCCTGAAGCCTTCACGGCGGGCACGGTCATTGAaaaacttccacccggctggaaggacttcaagagctaccttaagcacaaacgaaaggagatgaatcttgaagacttgatcgtgaagctgCGCATCGAGTCAGACGTGCGCAAACGCGATGGTTTGGCTAAGGGCCATGGCCCATCTGTTGCtaaggccaatctgttggagcggggcggtccctccaacaaacgctcccgtccaattgcaaaggacaagggcaagaagaagcagCTTGCGAGGAAGGTTGAAGGCAACTGCTACAACTGTGGCAAACCTGACCATTTTTCCAAGGACTGCCGCAagccgaagaagaagccggctgcccacgttgttgaaaaagagttcaaggactgggatgaaaatgaccttgttgctgtggtcacggaagaagtcaaccttgttgataacaaaggtggctggtatatcgacactggagctactgcccacgtctgtgccgataagagcaagttcgcctcctacaccgctgttgaagagaggaaaatcaacatggggaatcaagcctcatctcaagtcctcggcattggagacgtgattctcatgatgacgtccggtgtcaccatcactttgaaggatgtgctgcacgtcccggacatccgcaagaacccagtgtcaggatcaatactagtgaataagggaTTTAAACCTGTATTTGAATCTGATAGGTTttctttgtacaagtttggaaagtcactcggaaaaggctttgtaaccgacggacttttcaagcttagtgtagttGTACGCCATGTTCCTAAGTtgttggctaataataagaatgcatctacttcttcttatttgactgagtgttctaacttgtggcacaatagattgggacatgtaaatcaaaatgtcattaaaagattagtaagaTTAGATTTACTAAATGCAAATGAAGtagaaactcaaaacaa from Salvia splendens isolate huo1 chromosome 4, SspV2, whole genome shotgun sequence encodes the following:
- the LOC121798577 gene encoding serine carboxypeptidase-like 50; this translates as MASPPPLLLLLLLLILISSASAITYPEEALPTKSGYLTVNSTTGSAIFYTYYESQSPPKNTPISQTPILIWLQGGPGCSSMIANYFELGPWLVNQQVKLEPNPNSWNKQFGLLFLDNPIGTGFSIAATSDEIPRDQNSVANHLYVAITKFISLDKSFKTRPIYITGESYAGKYLPALGYYILKKNAILSYEKRINLAGIAIGNGLTDPEIQVQDHAITAFHLGLINEMQKAQLEKLQLETVSFIKRRKWSDASDTRADVLATLTNMSGLATLYDVRKLAPYPNNVVVSFLNDAGVKRALHVPGNITFSKCSTAVAEAMHEDIMKSVRPMVEWLVRRTRVLLYQGQTDLRDGPTSTAAWVREMRWEGIGGYMGAEREVWRVGGMLAGYVQRWERFSNVVVLNAGHLVPTDQPLNSQIMMQDWVLEKGLFGGGTKA